One region of Chlorobiota bacterium genomic DNA includes:
- the mce gene encoding methylmalonyl-CoA epimerase — protein MKISHLGIAVRSLEEAGIRYGELFDVSEPHRETVEEQSVSILSFPVGDAVIELTAATADHSPIAKFIEKRGEGIHHIAFEVENIQAELDRLKAAGVRLINETPREGAHDMLIAFIHPSSFNGVLVELCQRKG, from the coding sequence ATGAAAATCTCTCATCTTGGCATTGCTGTTCGATCGCTTGAAGAAGCTGGCATCCGTTACGGCGAATTATTTGACGTGAGCGAGCCGCACCGCGAGACGGTGGAGGAGCAAAGCGTCTCGATTCTTTCATTCCCAGTTGGCGATGCGGTGATTGAGCTTACCGCCGCCACTGCTGACCATTCCCCAATCGCAAAATTCATTGAGAAGCGTGGGGAGGGGATCCACCACATTGCCTTTGAGGTGGAAAACATCCAGGCGGAGCTTGACCGATTGAAGGCTGCGGGCGTTCGCCTTATCAACGAAACCCCCCGCGAAGGCGCGCACGATATGCTTATCGCTTTTATTCACCCATCAAGTTTTAATGGAGTGTTGGTGGAGTTGTGCCAGAGGAAGGGGTGA
- a CDS encoding GIY-YIG nuclease family protein translates to MDSFFIYIIQSQTTGRFYIGQTNNVYQRVVRHNQGGCTATRNKGPWILCAVRAFNSRAEAMAEERALKAKKSSHFLRWYIQQFPPPASLFP, encoded by the coding sequence ATGGATTCCTTCTTCATTTATATCATCCAGAGCCAAACAACCGGACGATTCTACATCGGGCAAACCAACAATGTCTACCAACGGGTAGTCCGGCATAATCAAGGCGGATGCACTGCCACTCGCAACAAAGGCCCCTGGATTCTGTGCGCTGTTCGGGCATTCAACTCCCGAGCCGAAGCCATGGCCGAAGAGCGAGCACTCAAGGCTAAGAAAAGCTCTCACTTTCTTCGTTGGTACATCCAGCAATTTCCGCCACCGGCATCCCTTTTTCCATAA
- a CDS encoding C39 family peptidase — protein MYIGLKSQYLNNRWTTQRQPMWCWAASIQMIFQAYGVDVSQEMIVRRTFGSDRWGNLPNKPGGLDVMTANLNYEGVDRKGRKYRVVSALMPGAPSSEVLIRELSNGRPILFSYKSRPNMNHAVVCTAVKIVPGSTPPQIESIVVRDPWPSERHIRNKGRLEYNAWPLVQKATAHWIIRVEFL, from the coding sequence ATGTACATAGGACTCAAGTCGCAGTATCTGAACAATCGCTGGACAACGCAACGCCAACCGATGTGGTGCTGGGCTGCAAGCATCCAGATGATTTTTCAGGCTTACGGGGTGGATGTTAGCCAGGAGATGATCGTCCGCCGCACATTTGGCAGCGACCGTTGGGGAAACCTGCCGAATAAGCCAGGAGGATTGGATGTGATGACGGCCAACCTTAACTATGAGGGCGTGGACCGCAAAGGGCGGAAGTACCGTGTGGTTTCGGCCTTGATGCCGGGCGCGCCTTCATCGGAAGTGCTGATCCGCGAGCTATCCAACGGGCGGCCGATTTTGTTTTCGTACAAAAGCCGTCCGAACATGAATCATGCCGTGGTCTGCACCGCCGTCAAGATTGTTCCCGGGTCCACTCCTCCGCAAATTGAGTCCATCGTGGTTCGCGACCCGTGGCCGTCGGAAAGGCATATCCGCAACAAGGGACGACTGGAATACAACGCCTGGCCATTAGTTCAGAAAGCAACGGCCCATTGGATCATACGGGTAGAATTCTTGTAG
- the rocF gene encoding arginase, with protein MAAKSSAKQPRRKRKPAIHLLGFPMDLGAGRRGVDMGPSALRIADIEGRLKSLGIKVEDEGDIEIQVPEVLKIKNPRLRYLPEITAACEKLARKVKKILKSGDFPLVLGGDHSMAIGTLAGVASYCRDAGKRLGVIWIDAHSDINIPETSPSGNIHGMPVAASIGLGAKELTRVGGDFQKLDPTNIVMIGLRSVDEGERKIIHERDIRAYTMTDIDRKGINTVMEETLDYLQARTDHIHISFDLDSVDPTVASGVGTPVPGGLTWREAHFIMEVLAERGALDSMEVAEVNPILDNLNKGAEFAADLVASAMGKRIL; from the coding sequence ATGGCAGCCAAATCTTCCGCAAAACAACCGCGCCGCAAACGCAAACCTGCTATCCATCTGCTCGGCTTCCCCATGGACTTGGGGGCGGGGCGGCGTGGCGTTGATATGGGACCATCGGCACTCCGCATTGCCGACATTGAAGGGCGATTAAAATCGTTGGGAATTAAGGTTGAAGATGAGGGGGATATTGAAATTCAAGTGCCGGAGGTGCTGAAAATTAAAAACCCACGATTGCGGTATTTGCCGGAAATAACCGCCGCGTGCGAAAAATTAGCGCGGAAAGTGAAAAAAATTCTGAAGTCGGGCGATTTTCCGCTTGTGTTGGGGGGCGATCACTCCATGGCAATCGGGACCCTTGCCGGGGTTGCCAGCTACTGCCGCGATGCCGGAAAACGCTTGGGGGTAATTTGGATTGATGCCCATTCCGACATCAACATCCCCGAAACTTCGCCAAGCGGAAATATTCACGGAATGCCCGTTGCCGCTTCGATTGGGCTTGGCGCAAAAGAATTAACGCGAGTGGGTGGGGATTTCCAAAAATTGGATCCCACGAACATCGTGATGATTGGCCTGCGGTCCGTGGATGAAGGGGAACGGAAAATTATTCACGAACGTGATATCCGTGCCTACACCATGACCGATATTGACCGCAAGGGAATAAATACGGTGATGGAAGAAACGCTCGATTATTTGCAAGCCCGCACCGATCATATTCACATTTCCTTTGATCTTGATAGCGTTGATCCAACAGTTGCTTCCGGCGTGGGAACTCCAGTTCCCGGGGGACTTACTTGGCGCGAGGCGCATTTTATTATGGAAGTGCTTGCCGAGCGTGGCGCGCTCGATTCAATGGAGGTTGCCGAAGTAAATCCAATCCTTGATAACCTAAATAAAGGTGCAGAATTTGCCGCCGACCTTGTTGCCTCGGCAATGGGAAAAAGAATTCTGTAG
- the ychF gene encoding redox-regulated ATPase YchF has translation MGFACGIVGLPNVGKSTLFNAITSAGIAAENYPFCTIEPNTGMVPVPDPRLDWLSGVFNTKRTVPTTIEFVDIAGLVRGAAQGEGLGNQFLGHIRMVDAVAHVVRCFSDDNVIHVDGSVDPIRDIETIETELILKDIETVEKRIEGAQRKLKTQDKSAADEIEVANKLRQHLGNGHLAITFERDDKEREILREFHLLTDKPVMYIANTDEDGLINGNPQIERVRQFAESRWFKCVPVCAKIESEIAELPAEDRAEFLASLGLAEPGLNAIIRTGYGLLGLLTYFTAGEKECRAWTVRKGSTAPEAAGVIHTDFQKGFIRAEVQAYEDLRRLGSESAVKEAGLYRIEGKEYVVNDGDVMFFRFNV, from the coding sequence ATGGGTTTTGCCTGCGGCATTGTTGGGCTTCCGAACGTCGGGAAGTCAACGCTTTTTAACGCTATCACTTCGGCGGGTATCGCTGCCGAGAACTATCCATTTTGCACCATCGAGCCAAACACCGGAATGGTCCCGGTCCCCGATCCCCGGCTCGACTGGCTTTCGGGGGTGTTCAACACCAAACGCACCGTTCCCACCACCATCGAGTTTGTTGACATCGCCGGGTTGGTTCGCGGCGCGGCGCAGGGGGAAGGGCTGGGGAATCAGTTTCTGGGCCATATCCGCATGGTGGATGCTGTGGCGCACGTGGTCCGCTGCTTCAGCGACGACAACGTGATCCACGTTGACGGAAGCGTGGACCCAATCCGCGACATCGAGACGATTGAAACGGAGCTGATCCTGAAGGATATCGAGACGGTGGAGAAGCGGATCGAGGGGGCGCAACGGAAACTGAAAACGCAAGATAAATCGGCGGCTGATGAGATTGAGGTGGCCAACAAATTGCGCCAGCATCTGGGGAACGGGCATCTTGCCATCACCTTCGAACGCGACGACAAGGAGCGGGAAATCCTCCGCGAATTCCACCTGCTGACCGACAAACCAGTGATGTACATTGCCAACACCGACGAAGATGGCTTAATCAATGGCAACCCGCAGATTGAGCGCGTCCGCCAGTTTGCCGAGTCACGCTGGTTCAAGTGCGTTCCGGTCTGCGCAAAAATTGAGTCGGAGATTGCCGAGCTTCCGGCGGAGGATCGCGCAGAGTTCCTGGCATCGCTTGGGCTGGCCGAGCCAGGGTTGAACGCAATCATCCGCACCGGCTACGGGTTGCTGGGGTTGCTGACGTACTTCACCGCTGGCGAGAAGGAGTGCCGCGCATGGACCGTCCGCAAAGGCTCCACCGCGCCGGAAGCTGCCGGGGTAATCCACACTGATTTCCAGAAAGGATTTATCCGTGCCGAGGTCCAAGCCTACGAGGACCTGCGCCGGCTTGGAAGCGAATCGGCAGTGAAAGAAGCGGGTCTGTATCGAATAGAAGGGAAGGAGTACGTGGTCAACGATGGAGATGTGATGTTCTTCCGGTTCAACGTTTAG
- a CDS encoding HAD family hydrolase, producing MKLLLFDIDGTLVRVQRAVNRAVVGGVVRRLLEFDGELPEIELHGKTDPQIFLEIAEYLQLERRNAEACLRDLEPVITEEWERYLNQQTVELLPGVVELLERLSRLPNVHLGVLTGNVATGAAAKLRPYQLERFFSVGAFGSDSAIRNHLPPIALRRAATLHQHPFQPDQALIIGDSHRDIECAHANGLRSMAVATGTLSLEQLRQHGPDYAVSNLFDESPIHDFLAQ from the coding sequence ATGAAACTCCTTCTGTTCGACATTGACGGGACCTTGGTTCGTGTTCAGCGTGCAGTGAATCGCGCAGTGGTTGGCGGGGTGGTGCGGCGGCTGTTGGAGTTCGATGGGGAGCTGCCGGAAATCGAGCTTCACGGAAAAACCGATCCACAGATTTTTCTGGAGATTGCCGAGTATCTTCAGCTGGAACGCCGCAATGCCGAAGCGTGCCTTCGCGACCTTGAGCCGGTCATCACCGAGGAGTGGGAGCGGTACTTGAATCAACAAACCGTAGAACTGCTTCCCGGGGTGGTGGAGTTGTTGGAGCGGCTTTCGCGGCTGCCGAATGTGCACCTTGGAGTGCTCACCGGAAACGTTGCAACCGGGGCCGCGGCCAAGCTGCGCCCGTATCAGCTTGAGCGATTTTTCTCTGTTGGAGCCTTCGGTTCCGATTCCGCGATCCGCAATCATCTTCCGCCGATAGCGTTGCGCCGCGCCGCCACGCTGCATCAGCATCCTTTCCAACCCGATCAAGCCTTAATCATCGGCGATTCACACCGTGATATTGAGTGCGCCCACGCCAATGGGTTGCGCTCGATGGCGGTGGCCACCGGCACGTTATCGCTGGAGCAGCTTCGCCAGCACGGTCCCGATTATGCAGTTTCCAACCTGTTTGATGAATCCCCAATCCATGACTTCTTGGCCCAGTAA
- a CDS encoding aspartate 1-decarboxylase: MTRFMFKSKIHRAVITQAELYYQGSLTIDEELMEAADLLPYEKVSVVNVNNGERFETYVITGERGSGVICLNGAAARRGTVGDEVIIISYASMSNEEAKVFKPTIIMVDKRNHIISRSNEQRAGEKYVSV, encoded by the coding sequence ATGACGCGATTCATGTTCAAATCGAAAATCCACCGCGCTGTCATCACGCAGGCCGAACTCTATTACCAGGGAAGCCTAACGATTGATGAAGAGCTGATGGAGGCGGCGGATCTGCTGCCGTACGAGAAAGTCTCGGTGGTCAATGTCAACAATGGGGAGCGGTTCGAGACGTACGTCATCACCGGCGAGCGTGGAAGCGGGGTGATCTGCCTAAACGGCGCAGCCGCACGAAGGGGAACCGTTGGCGATGAAGTCATCATCATCAGCTACGCTTCGATGTCCAACGAGGAAGCCAAAGTCTTCAAGCCCACGATTATCATGGTGGACAAACGCAATCATATTATTTCCCGCAGCAACGAACAGCGTGCAGGGGAAAAATATGTGTCGGTCTGA
- a CDS encoding flagellar basal body rod modification protein, whose amino-acid sequence MVSFRAIFPLALFAALGFAAFQFHSITSAPSGPRDWVGVMKAAGIGQENPQARHRWELMRLRDPATGTLPPNIIEREHRFARTLPTREGAAAAGLSRVQGSFDWVQRGPYNVGGRTRAFAIDRTNENHLLAGGVSGGMWSSSNGGASWIPRTGSAQHPSVSCIAQSRIAGKESVWYYGTGEFTANTASNHGDYIYKGTGIYRSTNGGITWQQLPSTATTRPNQLGEVFETVLNIATDPTAQGEDVIYAAVRGGILRSSDGGGSWKWVLGVSNGSHITDVAVTSAGVCYATMSGAGASTRGIWRSANGIDWKQISPADWPTLSFRIVIAVAPSNENILYVLAETPGKGFATTNSAGETEHHSFYKYTYVSGDGSGSGGTWENRSTSLPAFGGNFGQYISQNSYDMLVKVKPDNPDVVLIGGTNLYLSTNGFVNSQQTKWIGGYRSGDISQFELSSEYPNHHPDQHAAEFLPSNPSVLLSANDGGVFRTNNCLAPTVTWTPLNNGYTTSQFYTAAVDMAANHDEMVMGGLQDNGTWLGLNADPNSPWKLLGGADGSFCAIADGKSQFYGSAQEGFILGGTVNSAGSVTSFKRVDPDGGGPYLFINPFMLDPDDNKVMYLAGGEQLWVNTDLTAIPNFSAEPATINWHQVPNVTLSNDVISAVASNTLQYATVKQVWFGTARGKLYRVDNPASASPNVFNATGTNFPEEAYINCVSVNPKDPNNVMVVFCNYNVLSLFATTDGGISWVPVAGNLEENPDGTGAGPSLRWAAISDGAFGPYWLIGTSTGLYSTRQLAGMNTVWEQEEAIGNSVVNMVVARPKDRWVVVVTHGKGVFSAYAPSLDVPEESSAASFAINAISPNPVRRAATVSLTVPERLVGKEMSGKIYSSLGQEVGQIPPAIAVAGENRVMLEEGIIAQLSAGKYFVGIRIGGVMESREFVVAR is encoded by the coding sequence ATGGTCTCCTTCCGCGCCATTTTCCCGCTTGCTCTTTTTGCTGCGTTGGGGTTTGCAGCGTTCCAGTTCCACTCGATTACTTCTGCCCCTTCCGGTCCACGCGATTGGGTGGGGGTGATGAAGGCGGCGGGGATTGGGCAGGAAAACCCGCAGGCACGCCACCGCTGGGAGCTGATGCGGCTTCGCGACCCTGCCACCGGAACGTTGCCCCCCAACATCATCGAGCGCGAACACCGGTTTGCCCGCACGCTCCCAACCCGCGAAGGTGCGGCGGCTGCTGGCTTGTCTCGGGTGCAAGGAAGTTTTGATTGGGTTCAGCGTGGCCCGTACAATGTTGGCGGACGCACCCGCGCTTTTGCGATTGACCGCACCAACGAAAATCATCTTCTGGCCGGTGGCGTTTCGGGGGGGATGTGGAGTTCCAGCAATGGCGGTGCTTCCTGGATTCCGCGCACAGGTTCAGCGCAACATCCAAGCGTTTCCTGCATTGCCCAATCACGCATTGCCGGAAAGGAATCGGTCTGGTACTACGGAACCGGTGAGTTCACGGCGAACACTGCCTCGAACCATGGGGACTATATCTACAAAGGAACCGGTATCTACCGCTCCACCAATGGCGGGATTACGTGGCAGCAACTTCCCTCCACCGCAACCACACGCCCGAACCAACTTGGCGAAGTGTTCGAGACGGTGCTGAACATTGCCACCGACCCAACGGCACAAGGGGAAGATGTGATCTATGCAGCGGTGCGCGGCGGGATACTGCGCTCCTCCGATGGTGGGGGATCGTGGAAGTGGGTGCTTGGCGTGTCCAATGGCTCCCATATCACCGATGTTGCCGTCACCTCCGCCGGGGTCTGCTACGCAACGATGTCGGGAGCCGGGGCCAGCACTCGCGGAATCTGGCGTTCGGCGAACGGCATAGATTGGAAGCAAATCTCCCCAGCCGATTGGCCAACGCTCTCCTTCCGCATCGTGATTGCCGTTGCCCCTTCCAACGAAAACATCCTCTACGTCCTTGCCGAAACCCCGGGGAAAGGCTTCGCCACCACCAACAGCGCTGGCGAGACCGAACATCACAGCTTCTACAAGTACACCTACGTTTCGGGGGATGGTTCGGGGAGCGGAGGGACGTGGGAAAATCGTTCAACAAGTCTTCCGGCGTTCGGCGGCAATTTCGGCCAGTACATCTCGCAAAACTCGTATGATATGCTGGTAAAGGTCAAGCCCGATAATCCCGACGTTGTGCTGATTGGCGGGACCAACCTGTACCTTTCCACCAACGGCTTTGTGAACTCGCAGCAAACCAAATGGATTGGCGGGTATCGCTCGGGGGATATTTCGCAGTTTGAACTCAGCAGCGAATATCCAAACCATCACCCCGATCAACACGCTGCTGAATTCCTTCCATCGAACCCCTCGGTGCTGCTTAGTGCCAACGATGGCGGGGTTTTCAGGACGAACAATTGCCTTGCCCCAACGGTGACTTGGACCCCGCTCAACAACGGCTACACCACTTCCCAATTTTACACCGCTGCGGTGGACATGGCCGCAAACCACGATGAGATGGTGATGGGGGGATTGCAAGACAACGGCACGTGGCTGGGGCTAAACGCCGACCCCAACTCCCCGTGGAAATTGCTGGGCGGGGCGGATGGTTCCTTCTGCGCGATTGCCGACGGGAAGTCGCAGTTCTACGGCTCGGCTCAGGAAGGCTTTATCCTAGGGGGGACGGTGAACAGTGCTGGCTCGGTCACCTCGTTCAAACGGGTGGACCCCGATGGCGGCGGCCCATATCTGTTTATCAACCCCTTCATGCTGGACCCCGATGACAACAAGGTGATGTATCTGGCAGGGGGTGAGCAGCTTTGGGTGAATACCGATCTGACAGCGATTCCCAATTTCAGTGCCGAGCCTGCAACCATCAACTGGCATCAAGTTCCCAACGTCACTCTCTCCAACGATGTGATCTCGGCAGTGGCCTCCAACACGCTCCAGTATGCCACGGTGAAGCAAGTGTGGTTCGGCACGGCGCGGGGGAAACTCTACCGGGTTGATAACCCAGCCTCGGCTTCCCCGAACGTCTTCAATGCCACCGGAACGAACTTCCCAGAGGAGGCTTATATCAACTGCGTATCGGTGAACCCCAAGGACCCGAACAACGTGATGGTCGTCTTCTGCAATTACAACGTCCTGAGCCTTTTTGCCACGACGGATGGCGGCATCAGTTGGGTTCCGGTTGCTGGAAATCTTGAGGAGAACCCTGATGGAACGGGAGCCGGGCCATCGCTCCGGTGGGCAGCAATTTCCGACGGCGCGTTCGGTCCATACTGGCTTATTGGAACAAGCACCGGGCTGTACAGCACAAGGCAACTGGCCGGGATGAACACCGTGTGGGAACAGGAAGAAGCCATTGGCAACAGCGTTGTGAACATGGTGGTGGCGCGCCCGAAGGATCGGTGGGTGGTGGTTGTCACCCACGGGAAAGGGGTCTTCAGCGCGTATGCCCCTTCGTTGGATGTGCCGGAAGAATCATCCGCAGCCTCGTTCGCTATCAACGCAATCTCCCCTAACCCTGTGCGCCGTGCAGCAACGGTCAGCCTTACCGTCCCCGAGCGGCTTGTTGGGAAGGAGATGTCTGGGAAAATCTATAGCTCGCTCGGTCAGGAGGTTGGGCAAATTCCCCCCGCCATTGCGGTGGCAGGGGAGAACAGGGTGATGTTGGAAGAGGGGATAATCGCTCAGCTTTCCGCAGGGAAGTACTTCGTTGGAATTCGAATTGGAGGGGTGATGGAATCGCGTGAGTTCGTGGTGGCGCGGTAG
- a CDS encoding GIY-YIG nuclease family protein, whose amino-acid sequence MDSFFIYIIQSQPTGRFYIGQTNNVYQRVVRHNQGGCTATRKQATWILCAVRAFNSRAEAMAEERALKAKKSSHFLRWYIQQFPPPASLFP is encoded by the coding sequence ATGGATTCCTTCTTCATTTATATCATCCAGAGCCAACCAACCGGACGATTCTACATCGGGCAAACCAACAATGTCTACCAACGGGTAGTCCGGCATAATCAAGGCGGATGCACTGCCACTCGCAAACAGGCTACCTGGATTCTGTGCGCTGTTCGGGCATTCAACTCCCGAGCCGAAGCCATGGCCGAAGAGCGAGCACTCAAGGCTAAGAAAAGCTCTCACTTTCTTCGTTGGTACATCCAGCAATTTCCGCCACCGGCATCCCTTTTTCCATAA
- a CDS encoding NTP transferase domain-containing protein, giving the protein MSQRPFAVVILAAGKGTRMNDPSRAKVMFPIGGVPMIHHVVERALQCQPDRVVAIIGFNREAVRHYLGEAFQGRVEFAEQLEQLGTGHAVMQAMPLLNDFSGDILVLSGDVPLLSYQTIGDLWDVHTVRGATGTVLTVVAQDPTGYGRVIRNADGSVSHIVEHRDATEQERTMKEINSGIYLFDAEGLRAALANLNNNNAQNEYYLTDVFGYFRQQGLPIAAHCSSDFEEIQGINTVEQLAQVDEEFRRRGDGKKENDGKALAS; this is encoded by the coding sequence ATGAGCCAACGACCCTTCGCCGTAGTAATTCTTGCCGCCGGGAAAGGAACCCGCATGAACGACCCGTCGCGCGCAAAAGTGATGTTCCCGATTGGTGGCGTGCCGATGATCCATCACGTGGTGGAACGCGCCTTGCAGTGCCAGCCGGACCGCGTGGTGGCCATTATCGGATTTAACCGCGAAGCTGTTCGCCACTATCTGGGCGAAGCCTTTCAGGGCCGCGTTGAGTTTGCCGAGCAGCTTGAGCAGTTGGGAACCGGCCACGCCGTGATGCAGGCAATGCCGCTGCTGAACGATTTCTCCGGCGACATCCTTGTTCTTTCCGGCGATGTTCCGCTTCTTAGCTACCAAACCATCGGCGATTTGTGGGACGTCCACACCGTGCGCGGGGCAACCGGAACAGTGCTGACGGTGGTTGCCCAGGACCCAACCGGCTACGGCCGCGTTATCCGCAATGCCGATGGAAGCGTTTCCCATATCGTCGAGCATCGGGACGCTACCGAGCAGGAGCGCACGATGAAGGAGATCAACTCCGGCATCTATCTGTTCGATGCCGAAGGGCTGCGTGCTGCGCTGGCAAACCTGAACAACAACAACGCCCAAAACGAATATTATCTGACCGACGTTTTTGGCTACTTCCGCCAGCAAGGTCTGCCAATTGCCGCCCACTGCTCATCCGATTTTGAGGAGATTCAAGGAATCAACACGGTGGAGCAGTTAGCCCAGGTTGATGAAGAATTTAGAAGGCGGGGGGATGGGAAGAAGGAAAACGATGGCAAGGCACTTGCCAGCTAA
- a CDS encoding DUF1992 domain-containing protein — MERPIDKMIREAMERGEFDNLPGKGKPLTHLDDYFSAPAELRLGFNVLRNANTPPYEVEMMNEIVALKKELQATTTTERKQELRRTIMNKELELRMRLERIPKSR; from the coding sequence ATGGAACGCCCAATTGACAAGATGATCCGCGAGGCGATGGAGCGTGGGGAGTTCGACAATCTTCCTGGAAAAGGGAAGCCACTGACCCATCTGGATGATTATTTCAGTGCTCCGGCGGAGCTTCGGCTTGGGTTCAATGTGCTTCGCAACGCGAACACCCCGCCCTACGAAGTGGAGATGATGAATGAGATAGTCGCATTAAAAAAAGAGCTTCAAGCCACCACAACCACCGAGCGCAAACAAGAGCTTCGCCGCACGATTATGAACAAAGAATTAGAGCTTAGGATGCGGTTGGAGCGGATCCCCAAATCGCGCTGA
- a CDS encoding sugar nucleotide-binding protein: protein MKLLITGSSGFVGWNAARYFANHGDSVVGTFHTFPHYLHHDNGAVAVRLDLADRTEVRKIIRRFQPTHIFHFAALARPQLGHTPQQLFSVNVQGTETLAQAAESRGIPLLYLSTDLVLPSSLAPLDESVTPNPPEHSFYAQSKLQAEQVLQQSGGRWAIIRPSVMFGDGTSHTNSFTQFIDSCWARNEPAPLFTDQFRSFLFVEDLFTAIEAIVRTESWGRMFHCGGPECLSRAQFGLAWADACGVPHRLCDLMEAHQKPGYVGGESHIQLDCRALRSLGWEPRSITDGFEQILRRREKSR from the coding sequence ATGAAGCTACTGATAACGGGTAGTTCGGGATTTGTCGGCTGGAATGCGGCGCGGTATTTCGCGAACCATGGTGACAGCGTCGTTGGGACGTTCCATACGTTTCCTCACTACTTGCATCACGACAACGGCGCGGTTGCTGTCAGGCTGGACCTTGCCGACAGAACCGAGGTTCGCAAGATCATCCGCCGCTTCCAGCCGACCCATATTTTCCACTTCGCCGCGCTTGCCCGCCCACAGCTTGGCCACACCCCACAGCAACTTTTTTCCGTCAACGTCCAGGGGACCGAAACGCTGGCGCAGGCTGCCGAAAGTCGTGGCATTCCGCTCCTGTATCTCTCCACCGATCTTGTCCTTCCATCCAGCCTTGCGCCGCTTGATGAATCCGTCACCCCAAACCCACCCGAGCATTCCTTCTACGCCCAATCGAAGCTGCAGGCCGAGCAGGTGCTTCAGCAAAGTGGCGGGCGTTGGGCAATCATTCGGCCATCGGTGATGTTCGGCGATGGAACTTCCCACACCAACTCTTTCACCCAGTTTATTGATAGCTGCTGGGCGCGGAACGAACCCGCTCCGCTGTTCACCGACCAGTTCCGTTCCTTCCTGTTTGTTGAGGACCTTTTCACCGCCATTGAAGCGATTGTTCGCACCGAGTCGTGGGGAAGGATGTTCCATTGTGGCGGTCCCGAGTGCCTTAGCCGTGCCCAGTTTGGGCTTGCTTGGGCCGATGCTTGCGGCGTGCCACACCGGCTGTGCGACCTGATGGAAGCCCACCAAAAACCGGGGTATGTTGGCGGCGAAAGCCATATCCAACTGGATTGCCGCGCACTCCGTTCGCTTGGGTGGGAACCCCGCTCAATTACAGATGGATTCGAGCAGATACTTCGCCGTCGGGAGAAGTCGCGGTAG
- a CDS encoding pantoate--beta-alanine ligase, with the protein MHIITSVAEMQQYSRSQQRRGLRIGFVPTMGFLHDGHLSLVSLASTAADIVGASIFVNPTQFAPTEDLAQYPRDFAGDSAKLQSVGCDFIFYPPVQEMYPDGASTVVNVEGITSRYEGAFRPTHFRGVTTIVAKLFNSVLPDVAAFGQKDAQQVAVIRKMMEDLNFPIQLLVGETVRELDGLAMSSRNVYLSPEDRAHGLSISAALRAAQRVAEGGGNLDEVEGAMRRQLSPAIALDYADVVDPLTFDRPAGNGAAWLGIIAGKIGRTRLIDNMLLRAPNR; encoded by the coding sequence ATGCACATCATTACCTCCGTTGCCGAAATGCAGCAATATTCCCGCAGCCAGCAACGGCGCGGGCTGCGGATAGGGTTTGTCCCAACCATGGGCTTTTTGCACGACGGACATTTATCGTTGGTGAGCCTTGCCAGCACGGCGGCAGATATTGTTGGCGCGTCCATTTTCGTAAACCCAACGCAATTTGCCCCAACGGAAGATTTAGCCCAATATCCCCGTGATTTCGCGGGCGACAGCGCAAAATTGCAATCGGTGGGGTGCGATTTTATTTTTTATCCACCTGTCCAAGAAATGTACCCCGATGGAGCCAGCACCGTTGTGAATGTGGAAGGGATCACCAGCCGCTACGAAGGTGCCTTCCGCCCAACCCATTTTCGCGGGGTAACGACGATTGTGGCAAAGCTCTTCAACAGCGTGCTTCCCGATGTTGCGGCTTTTGGCCAAAAAGATGCGCAGCAGGTGGCGGTGATTCGGAAAATGATGGAGGATTTGAATTTCCCAATTCAATTACTGGTTGGGGAAACCGTTCGCGAGCTTGACGGATTGGCCATGAGTTCCCGCAACGTCTATCTTTCCCCGGAAGACCGGGCGCACGGGCTTTCAATTTCGGCGGCGTTGCGTGCGGCGCAACGTGTGGCGGAGGGTGGGGGAAATCTTGATGAAGTTGAAGGGGCAATGCGCCGCCAATTATCCCCGGCAATCGCCCTTGATTACGCCGATGTTGTGGACCCACTGACGTTTGACCGTCCGGCTGGCAACGGTGCCGCGTGGCTTGGCATTATTGCCGGCAAAATTGGGCGCACCCGGCTGATTGATAATATGCTTCTGCGCGCCCCGAACCGGTAG